The DNA sequence TTCCCCATGTTCCGGGCCGCGCCCCTCTACGAGGGCTACTACCTCCTCGGCACCTCCATCGCCCGGCCCCTGATCGCCAAGCACCTGGTGCGGATCGCCGAGGAGGAGGGGGCCGAGGCGGTCGCCCACGGGGCCACGGGCAAGGGGAACGACCAGGTGCGCTTTGAGCTCACCGCCTACGCCCTCAAGCCCGGCATCCGGGTCATCGCCCCCTGGCGGGAGTGGAGCTTCCAGGGGCGGAAGGAGATGCTGGAGTACGCCCAAAGGCACGGGATCCCCGTCCCCGTGACCCAGGAGAAGCCCTACTCCATGGACGCCAACCTCCTGCATATTTCCTACGAGGGGGGGATCCTGGAGGACCCCTGGGCCGAGCCCCCCTCGGACATGTTCCGCATGACCCGGAACCCGGAGGAGGCCCCGGACGAGCCGGAGTACGTGGAGGTGGAGTTTCACGAGGGTGACCCCGTGGCGGTGAACGGCGAGGCCCTCTCCCCGGCGGCCCTCCTGGCCAGGCTCAACGAGATCGGCGGCCGGCACGGGGTGGGCCGGGTGGACCTGGTGGAAAACCGCTTCGTGGGCCTAAAAAGTCGGGGGGTCTACGAGACCCCGGGGGGGACGATCCTCTACCACGCCCGGCGGGCGGTGGAAAGCCTCACCCTGGACCGGGAGGTCCTCCACCAGCGGGACCAGCTCTCCCCCAAGTACGCGGAGCTCGTCTACTACGGCTTCTGGTTCGCCCCCGAGCGGGAGGCCCTCCAGGCCTACTTTGACCACGTGGCCAAGCGGGTGACGGGAACGGCCCGGCTCAAGCTCTACAAGGGGGGCGTCTACGTGGTGGGGCGCAAGGCCCCGAAGAGCCTCTACCGCAAGGACCTGGCCTCCTTTGACGAGGCGGGCGGGTACGACCAGAAGGATGCCGAGGGGTTCATCCGGCTTAATGCTCTGCGGCTCCGCACCCTGGCCTGGGTGGAGGCCGGAACCGGGGGGGGGAAGTGAGCCACCGGACCTGGGGAGGCCGCTTCCAGGAGGGGCCGGACGCGCTGGCCGCCCGGTTCAACGCCTCCCTTCCCTTTGACCGAGCCCTTTGGCGGGAGGACCTCTGGCAGAACCGGGTCCAGGCGGAGATGCTCCACCGGATCGGCCTCCTGAGCGAGGAGGAGTTCCACGCTCTTCTGGCCGCCCTCGAGGAGATTGAGCGGGAGATCCTGGAGGGGCGCTTCCCCTGGCGGGAGGAGCTCGAGGACGTCCACATGAACCTCGAGGCCCGCCTGGTGGAGCTCGCGGGGCCGGCCGGGGCCAAGATCCACACCGCCCGCAGCCGCAACGACCAGGTGGCCACCGACCTCAGGCTCCACCTGAGGAGGAGGCTGGAGGAAATCCTGGAGGATCTCCTCGCCTTCCGGCGGGCCCTGGTCCGGGAGGCGGAGCGCCACCTCGAGCCCCTTTACGTCCTCCCTGGCTACACCCACCTCCAGCGGGCCCAGCCCGTCCTCCTCTCCCACTGGTTCCTGGCCTACTACGAGATGGCCACCCGGGACGAGGGCCGGCTACAAGACGCCAAGAGGCGGCTCAACGAGAGTCCCTTGGGGGCGGCGGCCCTGGCGGGGACGGGGTTTCCCATAGACCGGGACTACACCGCCCGGGCTTTGGGGTTTGACCGGCCCATGCGCAACTCCCTGGACGCGGTGGCGAGCCGGGACTTCGCCCTCGAGGTCCTCTCCGCCTTGAACATCGCCCAGCTCAACCTCTCCCGCCTGGCGGAGGAGCTCGTCCTTTACAGCACCGAGGAGTTCGGATTCGTGGAGGTGCCCGACGCCTTCGCCACCGGCTCCTCCATCATGCCCCAGAAGAAGAACCCGGACATTTTGGAGCTCATCCGGGCCAAGGCGGGGAGGGTCCTGGGGGCCCTGGTGGGGCTTTCCACCGTGGTCAAGGGGCTTCCTTTGGCCTACAACAAGGACCTGCAGGAGGACAAGGAGCCCCTTCTGGACGCCCTCGCCACCTACCAGGACTCCTTGAGGCTCCTCACCGCCCTCCTCCCCGGGCTTCGGTGGAACCGGGAGAGGATGTGGCGGGCGGCGGAGGAGGGGTTTGCTTTGGCCACCGAGCTCGCGGACTTCCTGGCCCAGCGGGGCCTGCCCTTCCGGGAGGCCCACCACGTGGTGGGGCGGTTGGTGCGGAGGCTTTTGGAGGAGGGGCGGCGGCTCAAGGACCTCACCCTGGAGGAGCTTCAGGCCCACCACCCCCTCTTCTCCCAGGAGGCCCTCCCCCTCCTCCGCCTGGAAACCGCCATCCACGCCCGGGCCTCCTACGGGGGGACGGCGCCCGGCGCGGTGCGGGAGCGGGTCCTCGAGGCCAAGAAGGAGGTGGGGCTTGATTGAACTTTCCACGACCAGCCTGCCCGCGGTGCGCCGCGAGGCCAAGGTGGAGCTGAGGAAGGCCCGCCTTTCCGACGTGGACGAGATCTACGCCCTCATCCGCTACTGGGCGGAGCGGGGCCTCATGCTGGTGCGCAGCCACAGCCACCTCTACGAGAACATCCGGGACTTCCACGTCCTGGAGGACGAGGACGGCCACGTGGTGGGGGTGGCCGGCCTGCACGTCCTTTGGCGGGACCTGGCCGAGATCCGGGGCCTGGCCGTCCACCCGGACCGCCAGGGGCAGGGGCTGGGCCGGTGGCTCGTCCTCGCCTGCGAGCGGGAGGCCCGGGACCTGGGCCTGCCCCGGGTCTTCGCCTGGACCCTCCAGGTGGGCTTCTTCAAGGGGCTGGGCTACCAGGTGACCACCCGGGAGGCCCTTCCTCCCAAGGTCTGGAGCGAGTGCAACGCCTGCCCCTTCTACGAGAACTGCCGGGAGATCGCCGTCATCAAGCACTTTGCCCCGCCTCCCTTCGGAGGCTAAAATGGGCGGGATGGGCACCCTGACCCGGTACCTGGAGGAGGCCATGGCCCGGGCCCGCTACGAGCTTTTGCAGGACGAGGAGCCCTACTACGGCGAGATCCCCGACCTGCCGGGGGTCTGGGCCACGGGCCGGACCCTGAGGGAGTGCGAGGCCAACCTGCAGGCGGCTTTGGAAGACTGGCTCCTCTTCCTCCTTTCCCGTGGCGAGGCCCCGCCCCCTTTGGGCGAGGCCCGGATAGACCTGCCCCATGGGGAAGCGGCTTAGCCCGGTCTCCCGTAGAGAGCTCATCGCCCGGCTCAAAGCTTTGGGCTTCACGGGGCCTTACGCAGGGGGCAGGCACGAGTTTATGGTGCGGGGGAGCCTACGCCTGGTTCTTCCCAACCCCCACCGGAAGGAGATTGGGGTGGACCTTCTGAAGCGCATCCTGAGGCAGGCGGGCATAGAGGAGGAGGAATGGCTGGAGTGAAAGAGCGCGCGGTCTTGGTGCTGGAGGACGGCACCGTCTACCACGGCTACGCCTTCGGGGCCCGGGGGAAGACGGTGGGGGAGGTGGTCTTCAACACCGCCCAGACGGGCTACCAGGAGATCATGACCGACCCCAGCTACCACGGGCAGATCGTGGTCATGACCTACCCCCACCAGGGGAACTACGGGGTCAACGTCTACGACATGCAGTCCAACCGCCCCTGGGTCAAGGGCTTCGTGGCCAAGGAGTTCAGCCGCTACGCCTCGGGGCCGAGGAAGCAGCAGACCCTGGGCGAGTTCATGGAGTTCTACGGGGTGGTGGGCATAGAGGGGATAGACACCCGGGCCCTGGTGCGCAAGATCCGGGAAGGTGGGGTCCTGAAGGGGGTGATCGCCCACGCCAGCCTCTATGGCGCGCCGGACCACGCCTTCACCCCGGAGGAGCTGAGGGCCCTGCAGGAGGAGGCCCGCTCCTGGACGGACATAGACGGCCGGGACATGACCCCGGAGGTGACCACGCCCCTTCCCTATGCCTGGCCCACCTTGAAGACCGGGCGGCGGATCGTGGTCATGGACTTCGGCATCAAGCACGCCATCGTGGAGAACCTGGCCCAGCTGGGGTTTGAGATCATCGTGGTCCCGGGCAAGACCCCGGCGGGCCAGATCATGGCCCTCGAGCCCCACGGCCTCTTCGTCTCCAACGGCCCCGGGGACCCGTCCATGCCCAAGTACGCCCACGAGACCCTCTGGCGGCTCATGGGGCTTCTGCCCACCTTCGGCATCTGCCTGGGCCACCAGCTCTTGGCCTTGGCCGCCGGGGGGCGGACCTACAAGATGAAGTTCGGCCACCGGGGGGCGAACCACCCGGTGAAGAACCTCCTCACCGGCAAGGTGGAGATCACCAGCCAGAACCACGGCTACGCGGTGGACATAGACTCCCTGAAGGAGTTCCGGCCCACCCACGTGAGCCTGAACGACGGGACCCTCGAGGGCATGGCCCACACCCGCTACCCGGTTTTCTCCGTCCAGTACCACCCGGAGGCCGCCCCCGGCCCCCACGACGCCCTCTACCTCTTCCGCCGCTTTCTGGAGGAGGTGGAGGCCTTTCACGGGGTCACGGGCCTGCCCGTGGACAAGCTCCGCCCGGACGCCCAGGGGGTTTAATACCACCCCATCCTGGCTTGCGCCAGGATGGGGGCCCCGGTAAACCACCCCGTCCCAGCGCAAACTGGGACGGGGGCCCCGGTAAAGCCCTTCCCCAGCCTCCTGGCGGAGCCGCATATGCGAAGGAAACGGCAGAAAAGGGTATGATCAGTAGTCCATCCCCCGGATGTTCCCCTCCTCGTCCACGTCTATCCGCAGGGCCTGGGGCTCCTTGGGCAGGCCGGGGAGGGTGTTGATCTCGCCCATGTAGACCACCACGAACCCCGCCCCGCACCGCATCCGCACGTCCGTCACCGTCACGCTGAAGCCTTGGGGCCTTCCCCGGAGCTTGGGGTTGTCCGAGAGGGAGGTGGCGGCCTTGGCCATCACCACCGGCAGGTGGCCGCAGCCCTCCTTCTCCGCCCGCTTCAGGGCGGACCGGGCCTCCTCCGTGTACCGGACCCCCTCGGCCCCGTAGACCTTCCGGGCCACGGTCTCGATCTTCTCCGCCAGGGGCATCTCCAGGGGGTAGAGGGGCCGGTAGGCGTGGGGGTCGTCCAGGGCGGCCAGGACCTCCTCGGCCAAGGCCAGCCCGCCCTCGCCCCCCTTGGCGTAGACCTCGCTCTCGGCGAAGCGGAGCCCTTTCTCCTTGGCAAAGTCCCGCACCAGGGCGATCTCCTCCTTTGTGTCGGTGGGGAAGCGGTTCAGGGCCAAGACGGGCCGGTAGCCGAAGAGCTCCACGTTCTCCACGTGCTTTTCCAGGTTGGCCAGGCCCCGGCGGGTGGCCTCGAGGTCGGGCATCTCGTAGGCGTCCTGCCCCCCGTGGTAGCGCAGGGCGCGGATGGTGGCCACCAGGACCACCGCCTCGGGCTTGAACTCCGCCTCCCGCACCACCACGTTCATGTACTTCTCCAGGCCCAGGTCGGTGGCAAAGCCCGCCTCCGTGACCACATAGTCCGCGTGCCCCAAGGCCATCCGCGTGGCCCGCAAGGAGTTGGTCCCGTGGGCGATGTTGCCGAAGGGGCCCATGTGGACGAAGGCGGGGTTGCCCTCCTGGGTCTGGACCAGGTTGGGGTGGAAGGCGTGGTGCAAAAGGGCCGCCATCGCCCCCACCGCCTGCAGGTCCTCGGCGAAGACGGGCTCCCCCTTGTAGGTGTAGCCCAGCCGGATCCGGCCCAGCCGGGCCTTCAGGTCCTTGAAGTCCCGGGCCAGGCTCATCAGGGCCATGACCTCCGTGGCCACGGTGAGTTCAAACCCCCCTTCCCGGGGCACCCCGTGGGCTTTCCCGCCCAGGCCCAGGACCAGGTGGCGCAGGGCCCGGTCGTTCATGTCTATGGCCCGCTTGAGCTCCACGCGCCGAGGGTCAATCCCCAGGGCGTTGCCCTGGTGGAGGTGGTTGTCCAAGAGGGCGTTCAGGAGGTTGACCGCGCTGGTCACCGCGTGAAAGTCCCCGGTGAAGTGGAGGTTGATCTCGTGCCGGGGCTCCACTGTGGCCCGCCCGCCGCCGGTGGCCCCGCCCTTGACCCCGAAGACGGGGCCCAAGGAGGGCTCCCGGAGGGCGAGGGCCGTCCTCTTTCCCATCCGCCACAGGGCCTGGGCCAGGCCGATGGAGGTGGTGGTCTTGCCCTCCCCCGCCGGGGTGGGGGTGATGGCGGTGACCAGGATGAGCCGCCCCTTGGGCCTGGGGGGCTCGCCCAGCACCTTGGCCATGTAGGGTCCGTACAGGTAGAGCCGGTCCTTGGGTATGCCGATGGAGGCCGCCACGTCCTCTATCGGCCTCAGGGTGGTGAGCACCATGCCCCTACCATACCCCGCCCGTCTAGGGAAGGAAGTCCCGGTTGCCCCCGGAGAGCACCAGGCCCAGGACCTCGGGAAGCCTTTTTCCGTGCTCCAGGACCGCCGCCAGGGGCAGGGCCCCAGTGGGCTCCACCACCTGCTTGGTCCGGGTGAAGAGGAGGCGCTCCGCCTCCAGGATCGCCTCCTCGCTTACCGTAAGGACCCCGTCCAGCCGCTCCTTCAGCACGGGGAAGGTGAGGCTTCCCAGGGCGAGCGTCCTCACCCCGTCGGCCCGTGTCCTGGGGGCCTGGGCGAGGCGGACGATCCGCCCCTCCTCCAGGCTCCTTTTGGCGTCGTCCGCCCCTTCGGGCTCCACCCCGAGGACGCGGGTGGTGGGGGAGAGGGCCTTGAAGACGGTGGCCACCCCGCTGGCGAGCCCCCCGCCCCCCACCGGGACCAGGACGGCCTCGAGGAAGGGGGCCTGGGCCAGGAGCTCGAGGCCCACCGTCCCCTGCCCGGCCATCACCCGGGGGTCGTCGTAAGGGTGGATGAGGGCGAAGCCGGTCTCCTCCTGGAGGAGGCGGGCCACCTCCTCCCGGTTCTCGTACCTCACCCCCCGGTCCACCACCTGGGCCCCGTAGGCCCGGGCGGCCTCCTTCTTCAGGGGGGAGGCCTCCTCGGGCATTACCACCAGAACGGGGAGGCCCAGCACCCGGCCCGCGTAGGCCACCCCCTGAGCGTGGTTCCCGCTGGAGAGGGCCAGAAGTCCCCTGGCCCCCTTTAGGAGGAGGGCGGCGTTCATCGCCCCCCGGGCCTTGAAGCTCCCCGTCTTCTGCAGGTGCTCGCCCTTGAGGAAGAGCCGCTTCCCCAACAGCCGGTCCAGGCCTTGGCAGACCAGGACCGGGGTCTCGTGGACGTAGGGGGCGATCCGCGCCCGGGCCGCTAGGACCTCGCTTAGGCTCAGCACACCCCCACTTTACGTGGTACAATCGGGGGCATGGACGTTCTGTATACCCTCCTGATCCTCCTCTACCTGGGCGTGGCGGGGCTTCTGGTCTACCTGGTCCTGGCCCAGGAGCCCCGGCAGGGGGCGGGGGACCTAATGGGCGGCTCCACCGACCTGTTCAGCGCCCGGGGGGTGACGGGCGGGCTGTACCGGCTCACGGTCATCCTGGGGGTGGTCTTCGCGGCCTTGGCCTTGGTCCTGGGCCTCTGGCCCAGGTAGTGCGGTTTTCACAGGGCTTTCACCCGGGTGGGTTCATAATGGCTCCATGCTAGGGCTCGCCCGGGTTCTCTATTTGACGGCCTGGCTGGGGGCGGTGGGCGGGGTGCTCCTCCAGCTCACCAGGCCCAAGGGCCTGGAGGTTTGGCTTTACCCCCTCTTCCTTCTGGGCCTCCTTCTCGCCTACCGCCAGGGGCCAAAGCGGGCCCCCCGGCTTTTGGTCCACCTGGCGGGGGGGTATCTCCTCCTCGAGGTCTTTTGGGCCTTCCACCGCGACCCGGAAAGCCCCGCCCCCTACTGGACGGGGCTCGTCTACCTCCTCTCCGCCTTCGCTTTTCCCTTTCCTCAGGCGGTAGGGTGGGCCGCCTTCTGGGGCCTCGCCTTCCTCCTCGCCTCCTGGCCCTGGCCCTCCCTTTACCAGGGCCTCCACTTCCTCTTCGCCCAGCTCACCCTGGCCTCTATGGCCCTCCTCCTGGCCCGCTTCCGCGAGCTCTACGGCCAGGCCCGCTTCTGGAAGACGGAGGCCCTCACCGACCCCCTGAC is a window from the Thermus filiformis genome containing:
- a CDS encoding argininosuccinate synthase, yielding MKIVLAYSGGLDTSIILKWLKETYGAEVIAFTADIGQGEEVEEAREKALRTGASKAIALDLKEEFVRDFVFPMFRAAPLYEGYYLLGTSIARPLIAKHLVRIAEEEGAEAVAHGATGKGNDQVRFELTAYALKPGIRVIAPWREWSFQGRKEMLEYAQRHGIPVPVTQEKPYSMDANLLHISYEGGILEDPWAEPPSDMFRMTRNPEEAPDEPEYVEVEFHEGDPVAVNGEALSPAALLARLNEIGGRHGVGRVDLVENRFVGLKSRGVYETPGGTILYHARRAVESLTLDREVLHQRDQLSPKYAELVYYGFWFAPEREALQAYFDHVAKRVTGTARLKLYKGGVYVVGRKAPKSLYRKDLASFDEAGGYDQKDAEGFIRLNALRLRTLAWVEAGTGGGK
- the argH gene encoding argininosuccinate lyase translates to MSHRTWGGRFQEGPDALAARFNASLPFDRALWREDLWQNRVQAEMLHRIGLLSEEEFHALLAALEEIEREILEGRFPWREELEDVHMNLEARLVELAGPAGAKIHTARSRNDQVATDLRLHLRRRLEEILEDLLAFRRALVREAERHLEPLYVLPGYTHLQRAQPVLLSHWFLAYYEMATRDEGRLQDAKRRLNESPLGAAALAGTGFPIDRDYTARALGFDRPMRNSLDAVASRDFALEVLSALNIAQLNLSRLAEELVLYSTEEFGFVEVPDAFATGSSIMPQKKNPDILELIRAKAGRVLGALVGLSTVVKGLPLAYNKDLQEDKEPLLDALATYQDSLRLLTALLPGLRWNRERMWRAAEEGFALATELADFLAQRGLPFREAHHVVGRLVRRLLEEGRRLKDLTLEELQAHHPLFSQEALPLLRLETAIHARASYGGTAPGAVRERVLEAKKEVGLD
- a CDS encoding N-acetyltransferase; its protein translation is MIELSTTSLPAVRREAKVELRKARLSDVDEIYALIRYWAERGLMLVRSHSHLYENIRDFHVLEDEDGHVVGVAGLHVLWRDLAEIRGLAVHPDRQGQGLGRWLVLACEREARDLGLPRVFAWTLQVGFFKGLGYQVTTREALPPKVWSECNACPFYENCREIAVIKHFAPPPFGG
- a CDS encoding type II toxin-antitoxin system HicB family antitoxin; the encoded protein is MGGMGTLTRYLEEAMARARYELLQDEEPYYGEIPDLPGVWATGRTLRECEANLQAALEDWLLFLLSRGEAPPPLGEARIDLPHGEAA
- a CDS encoding type II toxin-antitoxin system HicA family toxin is translated as MGKRLSPVSRRELIARLKALGFTGPYAGGRHEFMVRGSLRLVLPNPHRKEIGVDLLKRILRQAGIEEEEWLE
- the carA gene encoding glutamine-hydrolyzing carbamoyl-phosphate synthase small subunit; protein product: MAGVKERAVLVLEDGTVYHGYAFGARGKTVGEVVFNTAQTGYQEIMTDPSYHGQIVVMTYPHQGNYGVNVYDMQSNRPWVKGFVAKEFSRYASGPRKQQTLGEFMEFYGVVGIEGIDTRALVRKIREGGVLKGVIAHASLYGAPDHAFTPEELRALQEEARSWTDIDGRDMTPEVTTPLPYAWPTLKTGRRIVVMDFGIKHAIVENLAQLGFEIIVVPGKTPAGQIMALEPHGLFVSNGPGDPSMPKYAHETLWRLMGLLPTFGICLGHQLLALAAGGRTYKMKFGHRGANHPVKNLLTGKVEITSQNHGYAVDIDSLKEFRPTHVSLNDGTLEGMAHTRYPVFSVQYHPEAAPGPHDALYLFRRFLEEVEAFHGVTGLPVDKLRPDAQGV
- a CDS encoding formate--tetrahydrofolate ligase, whose product is MVLTTLRPIEDVAASIGIPKDRLYLYGPYMAKVLGEPPRPKGRLILVTAITPTPAGEGKTTTSIGLAQALWRMGKRTALALREPSLGPVFGVKGGATGGGRATVEPRHEINLHFTGDFHAVTSAVNLLNALLDNHLHQGNALGIDPRRVELKRAIDMNDRALRHLVLGLGGKAHGVPREGGFELTVATEVMALMSLARDFKDLKARLGRIRLGYTYKGEPVFAEDLQAVGAMAALLHHAFHPNLVQTQEGNPAFVHMGPFGNIAHGTNSLRATRMALGHADYVVTEAGFATDLGLEKYMNVVVREAEFKPEAVVLVATIRALRYHGGQDAYEMPDLEATRRGLANLEKHVENVELFGYRPVLALNRFPTDTKEEIALVRDFAKEKGLRFAESEVYAKGGEGGLALAEEVLAALDDPHAYRPLYPLEMPLAEKIETVARKVYGAEGVRYTEEARSALKRAEKEGCGHLPVVMAKAATSLSDNPKLRGRPQGFSVTVTDVRMRCGAGFVVVYMGEINTLPGLPKEPQALRIDVDEEGNIRGMDY
- a CDS encoding threonine/serine dehydratase encodes the protein MLSLSEVLAARARIAPYVHETPVLVCQGLDRLLGKRLFLKGEHLQKTGSFKARGAMNAALLLKGARGLLALSSGNHAQGVAYAGRVLGLPVLVVMPEEASPLKKEAARAYGAQVVDRGVRYENREEVARLLQEETGFALIHPYDDPRVMAGQGTVGLELLAQAPFLEAVLVPVGGGGLASGVATVFKALSPTTRVLGVEPEGADDAKRSLEEGRIVRLAQAPRTRADGVRTLALGSLTFPVLKERLDGVLTVSEEAILEAERLLFTRTKQVVEPTGALPLAAVLEHGKRLPEVLGLVLSGGNRDFLP
- the secG gene encoding preprotein translocase subunit SecG produces the protein MDVLYTLLILLYLGVAGLLVYLVLAQEPRQGAGDLMGGSTDLFSARGVTGGLYRLTVILGVVFAALALVLGLWPR
- a CDS encoding GGDEF domain-containing protein; amino-acid sequence: MLGLARVLYLTAWLGAVGGVLLQLTRPKGLEVWLYPLFLLGLLLAYRQGPKRAPRLLVHLAGGYLLLEVFWAFHRDPESPAPYWTGLVYLLSAFAFPFPQAVGWAAFWGLAFLLASWPWPSLYQGLHFLFAQLTLASMALLLARFRELYGQARFWKTEALTDPLTGLPNRRAFEMALEKEVARVERGGPPFALVLLDLDHFKALNDTHGHPYGDEVLRRVGRFLVEGVRGQDLVARWGGEEFALLLPATGLEEALEVAERLRRGLERLGHPASFGVGAYAGEEPSAFFGRVDQALYRAK